A region from the Triticum aestivum cultivar Chinese Spring chromosome 3D, IWGSC CS RefSeq v2.1, whole genome shotgun sequence genome encodes:
- the LOC123075211 gene encoding uncharacterized protein, whose product MAMAASWWALLTAAAVVAAAAGCGEAAPTAAAEAAHDVLQTHGLPRGLLPAGIAAFSHDPATGRFEAVLESPCTSRTEVGLRYNVTVAGQITYGRIAELSGVDAQDLFLWFAVRSIRVDVPSSGVIYFDVGVVYKHFPLSFFEAPPPCVPTSRILLQPHQIRDGGSVAEDGAALQQ is encoded by the exons ATGGCGATGGCGGCGTCGTGGTGGGCGCtgctgacggcggcggcggtcgtggcggcggcggcggggtgcggcgaggcggcgccgacggcggcggcggaggcggcgcacgACGTGCTGCAGACACACGGGCTCCCGCGCGGGCTGCTCCCCGCGGGGATCGCGGCGTTCTCGCACGACCCGGCCACCGGCCGGTTCGAGGCGGTCCTGGAGTCCCCCTGCACCTCGCGCACCGAGGTCGGCCTGCGGTACAACGTAACCGTCGCCGGGCAGATCACGTACGGCCGGATCGCCGAGCTATCCGGCGTGGACGCGCAGGACCTCTTCCTCTGGTTCGCCGTGCGCAGCATCCGCGTCGACGTTCCCTCGTCCGGCGTCATCTACTTCGATGTGGGCGTGGTCTACAAGCACTTCCCGCTGTCGTTCTTCGAGGCCCCGCCGCCGTGCGTGCCCACCTCGCGCATCCTCCTGCAGCCGCATCAG ATTAGGGACGGCGGATCGGTGGCGGAAGACGGCGCCGCTTTGCAACAATGA